The following DNA comes from Alphaproteobacteria bacterium.
GAGTCGTCGCTCTCTGGAGCTTCCCCTGCTTCTCCCTCTGAGTCGTCGTCTTCTAGATCTTCCCTTGCTTCAGACAACAGTTCTTCAATTCCTTCTAATTCAAGATTTGGACGTAATTTCTGTATGTTGCGTAATAAAGGTTTTAATAAATCTCTATCAGCAATACTCAAAACTAGGCCATCGTCCTTCTCGTGTAGAGCCAAAAAGTTCAAATTAGGAACAATTTCAGTATCGTGTAAAGCTTCGATTATTTTTATTAATCCGCGGGCGGTTGCTTTATTTCCCGTTAATTCTAAACACGTTAACTGGGGAAGGGCTGCAAGTTTTCCTATCAAAACATCAAAAGCATCGTTATTAAGATCATTATATGCCAATGATAACTGTTTTAAGCTAGGAAGATTTTGAAAAATTTCCATAAGTTTTTTAATATGTTGCACACTAAACTCATTGTCGTCTAAACGGAGGTTTTCTAAAGCAGAGAGGTTTTTTGATGCTCCATACAAACTCTCGATACCGGCAGCACTAATTTTATTGTGTCCAAGCGTTAATTTTTCAACTTTAGAAAGCTTCTCTGGCTGTAGAAGTAACTTGGCAAGTCCCTCATTGCCCATGGCCATATCGTCTAGTAAAAAGACCTTTAAGTTCGGGAATTCTAGAAGGATAGGAATTAAAGCACTTACATGTTTTGGGGCCTTGCGTATTAAAGCAGAGAGGCCTAAAGAAGTTATATTATCAGAATGATGCCGCAATAAATCCCTAACAAACTCGACAGCCGTTCCCATTGAAAGCTTATTATCACTTATGTCCAGCTCCGCCAGTGCAGGGAATTTTTTTTCTTCCCCTAGTAGTTTAACACTATCTGCAAGGCAATTGGTTGATAGATCTAATGACTTTAGTCTAGGACAATTTTCTGAAAGGATCTCTAGCAAAACACAGCCTGTCTTCGCAGAAAGATAATTGCCGGCTATACTTAATGTTTCTAGATTATGAGCACAAGAAATCCCTTTAGCGAGCTGGCTAAACGCCTGGAAATGATTCTTTTTCAGAACAGATGCCTGACTAGGGTCTATATCCTGCAAGTCCTTCATAGGATATATCTCCTCTAACTCTAGGCTTTTCAAGTTAGGCAAAAAGGGTAAAGCATAGCTTAAAGAGTAGACCCCACTAGGCCCAATGTTGTTACCGTTTAAAGTCAAGCTTTCTAGTTTAGTAAGCCTTGAAAACTCTATAAATATTTTTTCGGGATTTTTTCCTGAAAAGATGGCACTAGTAATAGTATTTCTTCCTATGTCTAGATCTTTTAA
Coding sequences within:
- a CDS encoding F-box/LRR-repeat protein, with protein sequence MVPYVRPVASWVAPEHDQEAPIFRIPAEIGLHIMSFLPQKDLSRLRSTCRGMRHAALVQHLTVLQGVPKVVIHDPSRLFPNILSVTRKEETGLPIGFLRPLREFNNLHTLNLAGCEMGNAMFLVLTSLFKHFSSLKDLDIGRNTITSAIFSGKNPEKIFIEFSRLTKLESLTLNGNNIGPSGVYSLSYALPFLPNLKSLELEEIYPMKDLQDIDPSQASVLKKNHFQAFSQLAKGISCAHNLETLSIAGNYLSAKTGCVLLEILSENCPRLKSLDLSTNCLADSVKLLGEEKKFPALAELDISDNKLSMGTAVEFVRDLLRHHSDNITSLGLSALIRKAPKHVSALIPILLEFPNLKVFLLDDMAMGNEGLAKLLLQPEKLSKVEKLTLGHNKISAAGIESLYGASKNLSALENLRLDDNEFSVQHIKKLMEIFQNLPSLKQLSLAYNDLNNDAFDVLIGKLAALPQLTCLELTGNKATARGLIKIIEALHDTEIVPNLNFLALHEKDDGLVLSIADRDLLKPLLRNIQKLRPNLELEGIEELLSEAREDLEDDDSEGEAGEAPESDDSEEEEDLE